A window of the Cynocephalus volans isolate mCynVol1 chromosome 10, mCynVol1.pri, whole genome shotgun sequence genome harbors these coding sequences:
- the SELENOW gene encoding selenoprotein W — MLRSRVMGLAVRVVYCGAUGYKSKYLQLKKKLEDEFPGCLDICGEGTPQATGFFEVMVAGKLVHSKKRGDGYVDTESKFLKLVAAIKAALAQG; from the exons ATGTTGCGGTCGCGAGTCATGGGGCTCGCCGTCCGAGTCGTTTATTG TGGCGCTTGAGGCTACAAGTCCAAG TATCTTCAGCTCAAGAAGAAGTTAGAAGATGAGTTCCCCGGATGCTTGGATATT TGCGGCGAGGGGACTCCCCAGGCCACCGGGTTCTTTGAAGTGATGGTAGCAGGGAAGTTGGTTCACTCCAAGAAG AGAGGTGATGGCTATGTGGACACAGAGAGCAAGTTTCTGAAGCTGGTGGCCGCCATCAAAGCTGCCTTGGCTCAGGGCTAA